One Lucilia cuprina isolate Lc7/37 chromosome 4, ASM2204524v1, whole genome shotgun sequence DNA segment encodes these proteins:
- the LOC111676522 gene encoding acyl-coenzyme A thioesterase 9, mitochondrial-like, translating into MLNLVKFFGNCSNNKRCPKSSVFLKLITYFGSSRNIGLRNVQPRKSGTMKEVNLKIMQRLGLETGYIKEAEKRDHLLKYTPLQEELPKRSMKDSYMEAYIPLSICTDMQVNYVSAVGTVRLGRLMEQLDMFAVWICQQHVSIPKLPVNEPLPYTFVTILVDKMTFSKLLPAYNQDIRITGHVSWVGRTSL; encoded by the exons atgttaaatttagtaaaattttttggaaattgttcTAACAACAAAAGATGTCCTAAATCTTCAGTGTTCTTAAAGTTGATCACATATTTTGG CTCCTCAAGAAATATTGGTTTGAGAAATGTACAACCCAGAAAATCGGGTACCATGAAAGAAG TTAATCTGAAAATAATGCAACGATTGGGCTTAGAAACTGGCTACATTAAAGAGGCCGAAAAACGTGATCatcttttaaaatacacaccGCTACAAGAGGAATTACCTAAACGCTCAATGAAAGATTCATATATGGAGGCCTATATACCGTTAAGTATTTGTACAGATATGCAAGTGAATTATGTTAGTGCTGTGGGAACTGTGCGCTTGGGTCGGCTTATGGAACAATTAGATATGTTTGCCGTATGGATATGTCAACAACATGTCTCGATACCCAAATTACCCGTAAATGAACCTTTACCTTACACATTTGTAACGATATTAGTGgataaaatgacattttccAAATTATTACCGGCATATAATCAAGATATCCGTATAACCGGTCATGTATCATGGGTTGGTAGGACCTCTTTGTAA
- the LOC124419297 gene encoding acyl-coenzyme A thioesterase 9, mitochondrial-like, producing the protein MAARNATNTKAAPVNPLKLDNDEEKEIFQMGEERRKTRKRLHETSIFKIKPTEEEHTLMYELFQDTTDNSHLQLNNRFLPQNSRWMNDSFIVNTFLCFPENRNAQNTVFGGFLMRQSYEISWMRAYLYCGQRPSCERCCDISFERPVQMGSIIKMIAYIVYTEDKFMQIMTVAEILDPSGKGPVTTNIFYYTFSCVDKIIEVLPKSYHETMWYIHGRRKFYYAMDKGK; encoded by the coding sequence ATGGCTGCTCGCAATGCTACAAATACAAAAGCGGCACCCGTTAATCCTCTAAAACTCGATAATGACGAAGAAAAGGAAATATTCCAAATGGGTGAGGAAAGACGTAAAACCCGTAAACGTCTGCATGAAACgtcaatattcaaaattaaaccCACCGAAGAGGAACATACACTCATGTACGAACTCTTTCAAGATACCACCGATAATTCGCATTTACAATTGAATAATAGATTTTTACCACAAAATAGTCGTTGGATGAATGATTCGTTTATTGTTAATACATTTCTTTGCTTTCCCGAAAATCGTAATGCTCAAAATACCGTATTCGGTGGCTTTCTAATGCGTCAATCTTATGAAATAAGTTGGATGAGGGCATATCTTTACTGTGGTCAACGTCCGTCTTGTGAACGTTGTTGTGATATCAGTTTTGAACGGCCGGTACAAATGGGTTCGATTATTAAAATGATTGCTTATATTGTTTATACAGAagataaatttatgcaaattatgACGGTAGCGGAGATTTTAGATCCTAGCGGTAAAGGTCCAGTGaccacaaatatattttattatacattttcatgTGTCGATAAAATTATTGAGGTTTTACCGAAATCCTATCACGAGACTATGTGGTATATACATGGTAGACGCAAATTTTATTATGCAATGGATAaggggaaataa